Proteins encoded by one window of Halomonas sp. SH5A2:
- the smrA gene encoding DNA endonuclease SmrA yields the protein MNQPLRDEMDFRALVGDVKPLAQNNRADTGDARKRPSEAQLARRERAEAEMDERNFLSDDFVDLIPPFDPIEYRREGIQQGVVDKLKHGGYPVQAQLHLLRRPLAECRRLVFPFIQDAYAHDLRSVLIVHGRGREIDSPANVLRSYIGKWLLQFDEVQAYISAQPSEGGLGATWVMLRKSDRAKANNRERQQKRRG from the coding sequence ATGAACCAGCCACTTCGTGATGAGATGGACTTCCGAGCGCTTGTGGGCGACGTGAAGCCGCTAGCGCAGAATAATCGTGCGGATACCGGTGATGCGCGCAAGCGTCCTTCCGAGGCACAGTTGGCAAGGCGCGAGCGCGCTGAAGCAGAGATGGATGAGCGTAACTTTCTATCCGATGACTTTGTCGATCTGATACCACCCTTTGATCCCATCGAGTACCGCCGCGAGGGGATCCAGCAGGGGGTGGTCGATAAACTCAAACACGGCGGCTACCCCGTTCAGGCACAGCTTCATCTGCTCAGGCGGCCTCTGGCCGAATGCCGGCGGCTGGTGTTTCCCTTTATTCAGGATGCTTACGCGCACGACCTGCGATCGGTGTTGATCGTCCACGGCCGCGGGCGGGAGATCGACAGCCCGGCCAATGTATTGCGTTCCTATATTGGCAAATGGCTGCTTCAGTTTGACGAGGTACAGGCGTATATCTCCGCCCAGCCCTCCGAAGGCGGGCTGGGCGCTACCTGGGTCATGCTACGCAAGAGTGATCGCGCCAAAGCAAATAACCGTGAACGGCAGCAAAAACGTCGCGGCTAG
- a CDS encoding MATE family efflux transporter: MPYVARRHGKVVRLAWPVMLGMLSQSMLNLVDAALVGRLGETALAGVGLGGYAMFMMTALVFGLSSSVQSQTAQRLGAGHSGLSRPLQAGLLLGLVSGTLLAVLAWWQAPAIMQWMSPAPDFHGVAVDYFRWRVLSLAAIALTLCFRGYWNGRQYTRLYLRIIVAVHLLNVVLSAGLIFGLGGLPELGASGAGVATTLSIGVGLLLWIIVTARHSSALTWARLRPDILVLRTTARLALPHSAQQLWFAAGYAVLFWLLSQLGTASVAVGHVLINLSLLLILPGVGVGVAAMSLVGEALGRDAEQEAHRWGLDALWVAALLLVVLALPMLWIPDKLLGLFFRAPELIALGTLPLQLTGLMMVIDVAALVLAQALMGAGAQRTVMLLTLSLQWLLFLPLAWWVGVSLGYGLLGIWLMQLMYRIINSAAFFWIWQRRRWATSLT; encoded by the coding sequence ATGCCGTATGTCGCCCGCCGCCACGGCAAAGTGGTTCGCCTGGCCTGGCCTGTCATGCTGGGCATGCTCTCGCAGAGCATGCTCAATTTGGTCGATGCCGCCCTGGTGGGTCGTTTAGGCGAAACAGCACTGGCGGGTGTTGGGCTTGGCGGTTACGCCATGTTCATGATGACAGCACTGGTGTTCGGCCTGTCCTCCAGCGTTCAATCACAAACTGCCCAGCGCCTGGGCGCGGGTCATTCAGGGCTGTCCCGACCACTGCAGGCGGGTCTGCTGCTCGGTCTGGTCAGTGGTACATTGCTGGCGGTGTTGGCATGGTGGCAGGCGCCTGCGATTATGCAGTGGATGTCGCCAGCGCCGGACTTTCATGGCGTGGCGGTTGACTACTTTCGCTGGCGCGTGCTGTCGCTGGCGGCGATTGCGCTCACCCTGTGCTTTCGTGGTTACTGGAATGGCCGTCAGTACACACGCCTGTATTTGCGTATTATTGTCGCTGTCCACCTGCTTAACGTAGTGCTCAGCGCGGGATTGATTTTTGGCCTTGGCGGTCTTCCCGAACTGGGTGCGAGTGGAGCAGGCGTTGCCACCACGCTGTCGATAGGCGTGGGGCTATTGCTCTGGATAATCGTCACCGCACGCCACAGCAGTGCCCTGACATGGGCCCGGTTACGACCTGACATTCTGGTGCTGCGAACGACTGCCCGGCTGGCGTTGCCCCACTCGGCTCAGCAGCTTTGGTTTGCCGCCGGGTATGCCGTGCTTTTCTGGCTTTTGAGCCAGCTCGGCACAGCGAGTGTTGCCGTGGGGCATGTGCTGATCAATCTTTCGCTGTTGCTGATACTGCCGGGTGTCGGTGTCGGGGTTGCCGCGATGAGCCTGGTGGGTGAAGCCCTGGGTCGGGACGCCGAGCAAGAAGCCCACCGCTGGGGGCTGGATGCGCTCTGGGTTGCTGCGCTGTTGCTGGTGGTACTGGCACTGCCCATGCTGTGGATACCGGACAAACTGCTGGGCCTGTTTTTCAGAGCGCCGGAATTGATTGCGCTTGGTACGCTGCCCCTTCAGTTAACGGGCCTGATGATGGTCATTGACGTCGCCGCGCTGGTACTCGCTCAAGCCCTGATGGGCGCGGGCGCTCAGCGAACCGTTATGCTGTTGACGCTGAGCCTGCAGTGGCTGCTTTTTTTACCGCTAGCCTGGTGGGTCGGCGTCAGTCTCGGCTATGGGCTGCTCGGCATTTGGCTGATGCAGCTGATGTATCGCATCATTAACTCAGCCGCTTTTTTCTGGATATGGCAACGCCGTCGGTGGGCGACGTCGCTAACGTAA
- a CDS encoding nitrite/sulfite reductase, with protein MYRYDIHDQTLVDERVAQFRDQMDRYRDGRLGEEEFRPLRLQNGLYIQRHAPMLRIAIPYGMLAGHQLRALGDITRRYDRGYGHFTTRQNLQLNWPALEDVPEILGDLAKVQMHAIQTSGNCIRNTTSDQFAGIANDEVEDPRPWCELIRQWSTLHPEFAYLPRKFKIAVSGASQDRAAIQVHDIGLRLWYNEAGELRVRVLAGGGLGRTPMIGDVVRDDLPWQHLLTYLEACVRVYNQFGRRDNKFKARIKILVKALGIEEYRRRVEEEWAHLKDGPQTLNAAAVEAAKSHFPEPERRRVAESAVEYYERLRQENRGFARFVTNNVTDHKVYGYKAVTLSLKRREHAPGDVTADQMDAIADLADRYSFGEVRVTHEQNLVLSDVPVDELEALWQELEVLGMANPTVGTLNDIICCPGGDYCSLANAVSIPIAQALQERFEDLDFLYDLGPLDLNISGCMNACGHHHVGHIGILGVDKKGEEYYQVSIGGNSTDDASLGKILGPSFFREDVPGVVEKVLEVYVAQRHEDERFLDTYRRIGLKPFKERVYAA; from the coding sequence ATGTATCGTTATGATATTCATGACCAAACGCTGGTAGATGAGCGCGTCGCTCAATTTCGCGATCAAATGGATCGCTACCGCGACGGGCGTTTGGGAGAAGAAGAGTTTCGTCCACTGCGTTTGCAGAATGGTCTCTACATCCAGCGTCATGCGCCCATGCTGCGCATTGCGATCCCGTACGGCATGTTGGCTGGCCATCAGTTGCGTGCGCTGGGGGATATTACCCGTCGCTACGACCGTGGTTACGGCCACTTCACCACGCGCCAAAACCTGCAGCTTAACTGGCCTGCCCTGGAAGATGTGCCGGAAATCCTAGGGGATCTGGCTAAAGTCCAGATGCACGCGATCCAGACCAGCGGCAACTGCATTCGCAATACTACCAGCGACCAGTTTGCCGGTATTGCCAACGATGAAGTGGAAGACCCGCGTCCCTGGTGCGAACTGATCCGTCAATGGTCGACGCTACACCCTGAATTTGCCTATCTGCCGCGCAAGTTCAAGATCGCCGTCAGTGGTGCTTCCCAGGACCGCGCAGCCATCCAGGTTCACGATATCGGCCTAAGGCTATGGTACAACGAAGCTGGCGAACTGCGCGTCAGAGTCCTCGCCGGCGGTGGCCTGGGCCGCACGCCGATGATCGGCGACGTGGTACGTGACGACCTGCCCTGGCAGCACCTGCTGACCTATCTGGAAGCGTGTGTACGGGTGTACAACCAGTTCGGGCGTCGCGACAACAAGTTCAAGGCGCGGATCAAGATCCTGGTCAAGGCGCTGGGGATCGAAGAGTACCGTCGTCGCGTCGAGGAAGAGTGGGCGCATTTGAAAGATGGCCCACAGACGCTCAACGCTGCCGCGGTCGAGGCAGCGAAAAGCCACTTTCCTGAGCCTGAACGTCGCCGTGTGGCTGAAAGCGCTGTGGAATATTACGAACGCCTTCGGCAGGAAAACCGAGGCTTTGCTCGCTTCGTGACCAATAACGTGACCGACCACAAGGTCTACGGTTATAAAGCCGTGACGCTATCGCTCAAGCGCCGCGAACACGCCCCTGGCGACGTGACGGCTGATCAAATGGACGCCATCGCCGACCTCGCTGACCGTTACAGTTTCGGTGAAGTCCGCGTTACCCATGAGCAGAACCTGGTACTTTCCGACGTACCGGTAGACGAGCTGGAAGCCCTTTGGCAAGAGCTTGAAGTGCTGGGCATGGCCAACCCGACAGTGGGCACGCTCAACGACATCATCTGCTGCCCGGGCGGCGATTACTGCAGCCTGGCCAATGCGGTGTCGATTCCGATCGCCCAGGCATTGCAGGAGCGCTTTGAAGACCTCGATTTCCTTTACGACCTGGGGCCGCTGGATCTGAACATTTCCGGCTGCATGAACGCCTGTGGTCACCACCACGTGGGCCATATCGGCATTTTGGGCGTCGATAAAAAGGGCGAGGAGTACTACCAGGTATCGATTGGCGGCAACTCGACCGATGATGCTTCATTGGGCAAGATTCTTGGCCCTTCCTTCTTCCGTGAAGATGTCCCCGGTGTTGTCGAAAAAGTGCTGGAAGTCTACGTGGCCCAGCGCCATGAAGATGAACGCTTTCTCGACACCTATCGCCGTATTGGACTGAAACCCTTCAAGGAGCGTGTTTATGCCGCCTAA
- a CDS encoding DUF934 domain-containing protein, with product MPPNDKQADAVELTPVHADHLIANGELAAENAWCVSYDAEALPEQRPAFVPLALWKAHQEDTELAPLLASDCELTATLADEIRSAPAVAIDFPAFTDGRGYSLARLLRERFGYNGEVRAVGDVLVDQLEYMRRCGFTAMALRDDQHPEDALRALSFFSVRYQPDVEERQALFEKRLNAGH from the coding sequence ATGCCGCCTAATGACAAACAGGCCGATGCGGTTGAGCTGACGCCGGTTCATGCCGATCACCTGATCGCCAATGGCGAACTGGCGGCGGAAAACGCTTGGTGTGTGTCTTACGACGCTGAGGCACTTCCCGAGCAGCGCCCGGCATTTGTACCGCTGGCGCTCTGGAAAGCTCATCAGGAAGACACCGAACTGGCACCGCTGCTGGCAAGCGACTGTGAACTGACGGCGACCCTGGCCGATGAGATTCGTTCGGCCCCGGCAGTCGCCATTGATTTTCCGGCGTTTACCGACGGCCGTGGCTACAGCCTTGCTCGGCTGTTGCGCGAGCGCTTTGGCTACAATGGCGAAGTGCGCGCGGTTGGCGATGTGCTGGTCGACCAGTTGGAGTACATGCGCCGCTGTGGCTTTACCGCCATGGCGCTTCGTGATGACCAGCATCCCGAGGATGCCCTGCGGGCGCTGAGTTTTTTCAGCGTGCGCTACCAGCCGGATGTCGAAGAACGCCAGGCACTGTTTGAAAAGCGACTTAACGCTGGCCACTAA